One genomic region from Xyrauchen texanus isolate HMW12.3.18 chromosome 16, RBS_HiC_50CHRs, whole genome shotgun sequence encodes:
- the nol10 gene encoding nucleolar protein 10 — MQVSSINNVKIYNLSHGKSLPEWISDRKKRALQKNDVDIQRRIELIQDFEMPTVCTSIKVSRDGQYIIAAGTYKPRVRCYDTYHLSLKFERCLESDVVAFDILSEDYSKLVFLRMDRYVEFHSQHGHYYKTRIPKFGRDFSYHYPSCDLYFVGASSEIFRLNLEQGRFLNSLQTDAAEINVCDINPVHHLFAAGTLEGRVDCWDPRVRSRVGVLDCALSSITGGTEVDGLPSVSALKFNGSLGMAVGTSTGQILIFDLRSSRPLLVKDHYYGLPIKALHFHDPLDLVLSTDSKIIKMWNRENGKVFSSIEPQANINDVCLYPASGMLFTANEDPKMNTFYIPALGPAPRWCSFLDNLTEELEENPENTIYDDYKFVTRKDLENLGLTHLIGSALLRAYMHGFFMDIRLYHKVKTMANPFAYEEYRKDRIRQKIDESRAQRVLLKKLPKVNKELAIKLMDERDNESRTKKKKNKASANLLTDDRFKVMFENPEYQVDDQSEEFRLLNPIVSKVGEKRREKLRQLIQQVEEEQRGEEEEVEGRASSEEEESSDDDDKSWVKEVREQRRLIRVEENERRFNERKERRQQDRNTSLRSSDPARNPQQETQNHPRFYQLKAGEEFRSFSDVDHKQKMQKTSLEERLKREERSGMLNLNDTAVGSKQLTFTLKKTEKQRYQQQAEREHHEERRKIRRSAGHLHTNRGGRGRGRGRGRGRGRPF, encoded by the exons taATCTAAGCCATGGAAAATCTCTTCCGGAG TGGATATCTGATCGAAAGAAGAGAGCTTTACAGAAGAACGATGTTG ATATCCAGAGGAGAATCGAGCTCATTCAGGATTTTGAGATGCCAACTGTCTGCACCTCCATCAAAGTGTCCCGAGATGGCCAGTACATTATAGCTGCAG GCACATACAAACCGAGGGTTCGATGCTACGACACTTACCATTTGTCTCTGAAGTTTGAGCGTTGCTTGGAGTCTGATG TGGTGGCGTTTGACATTCTATCAGAAGACTACTCAAAG CTGGTGTTCCTGCGTATGGACCGCTATGTGGAATTCCACTCGCAGCACGGTCATTACTATAAGACTCGCATCCCGAAGTTTGGCAGAGATTTCTCCTACCATTATCCTTCATGTGACCTTTACTTCGTTGGTGCCAG TTCAGAGATCTTCCGCCTGAATCTTGAACAAGGCCGATTTCTCAACTCCTTGCAGACAGATGCAGC TGAAATCAATGTATGTGACATCAACCCTGTTCATCATTTATTTGCCGCTGGGACATTAGAG ggGAGAGTGGACTGCTGGGACCCTCGAGTGAGGAGTAGAGTGGGTGTTTTGGACTGTGCTCTCAGCAGCATCACTGGCGGGACAGA GGTGGATGGCTTGCCGTCAGTCAGTGCACTAAAGTTTAATGGCTCTCTGGGTATGGCGGTGGGCACCAGCACTGGACAG ATTCTCATCTTTGATCTGCGTTCCTCACGTCCACTGCTGGTTAAAGATCATTATTATGGTCTCCCAATCAAAGCCCTTCACTTCCATGACCCGCTGGACCTGGTGCTGTCTACAGACTCCAAAATCATCAAGATGTGGAACagagaaaat gGCAAAGTATTTTCATCCATCGAACCTCAGGCCAACATCAACGATGTGTGCCTCTACCCTGCTTCGG GTATGCTCTTCACTGCCAACGAAGATCCCAAAATGAATACCTTTTACATTCCT GCTCTTGGTCCGGCTCCGCGCTGGTGCTCTTTCCTGGATAACCTTACAGAAGAGCTTGAGGAGAACCCAGAGAACACCATCTATGATGACTACAAGTTTGTTACCCGCAAGGACCTGGAGAATCTGG gtcTGACTCATCTGATTGGCTCGGCTCTGCTCAGGGCTTATATGCACGGCTTCTTCATGGACATCAGGCTCTATCACAAG GTCAAGACCATGGCAAACCCATTTGCGTATGAGGAGTATCGTAAGGACAGAATCCGGCAGAAGATTGATGAGTCGAGAGCACAGAGAGTGCTGCTCAAG AAGCTGCCCAAGGTCAATAAGGAGCTGGCCATCAAACTCATGGATGAGAGAGACAATGAGTCGCGAACCAAGAAGAAAAAGAACAAG GCTTCAGCCAATCTCCTGACGGACGACCGTTTCAAGGTGATGTTTGAGAACCCTGAATATCAGGTGGATGATCAGAGCGAGGAGTTCCGTCTGCTCAACCCCATTGTGTCTAAAGTGGGTGAGAAGAGGAGGGAAAAACTCAGACAGCTCATCCAGCAAGTGGAAGAGGAGCAG CGGGGTGAGGAAGAAGAGGTGGAGGGTCGTGCCAGCTCAGAGGAAGAGGAGagctctgatgatgatgataagaGTTGGGTGAAGGAGGTGAGGGAGCAACGGCGCCTTATACGGGTGGAGGAGAATGAGCGCAGGTTCAACGAGAGGAAAGAGCGGAGGCAACAGGACCGCAACACCAGCTTACGGAGTTCAGATCCAGCCAGAAACCCCCAACAAGAAACCCAAAACCATCCTCGATTCTATCAGCTCAAAGCAGGAGAGGAGTTCCGTAGCTTCAGTGACGTGGACCACAAACAAAAGATGCAAAA GACGTCTCTAGAGGAGCGACTCAAGCGGGAGGAGAGGTCGGGGATGTTAAACCTCAATGACACAGCAGTTGGAAGCAAACAGCTGACTTTCACTCTCAAGAAG ACGGAGAAGCAGAGATATCAACAGCAGGCAGAACGAGAGCATCATGAGGAGAGGAGGAAGATCAGACGCTCTGCAGGACACTTACATACTaacagaggaggaagaggaaggggAAGAGGCAGGGGAAGAGGACGAGGAAGACCCTTCTAA